ATCGCCGAGTCTTTGTGCAAGACGAACATTGTCCTATCCGAAATGTTGTTGCCCATATTGGTGATAAGTGGTCATTGTTAATTATTTTTAGCTTGGTGGACGGCCCAGATCGCTTCAATTCGCTGAAATCTCGTATTGAAGGTATTTCGCAGCGTATGCTAACGCAAACCCTACGCGATTTAGAGCGTGATGGATTTGTTGAGCGAACTGTTTACCCTGAGGTGCCAGTAAAAGTG
The nucleotide sequence above comes from Thalassotalea euphylliae. Encoded proteins:
- a CDS encoding winged helix-turn-helix transcriptional regulator; the encoded protein is MNAKTKQQDRRVFVQDEHCPIRNVVAHIGDKWSLLIIFSLVDGPDRFNSLKSRIEGISQRMLTQTLRDLERDGFVERTVYPEVPVKVVYELTDLGRGIAKPAWGLVSWANDHLQDVYSARKSYDDRP